A genomic region of Candidatus Poribacteria bacterium contains the following coding sequences:
- a CDS encoding mandelate racemase/muconate lactonizing enzyme family protein, with protein MKITNIETFIVDAGWRPWTFVKVATDEGITGYGECSDGRSPHGIVGTIKDLEQALIGTDPRAFEMRFWDMIRGTRQSPGGIAAKAIAGIEC; from the coding sequence ATGAAAATTACGAACATTGAGACATTTATTGTGGACGCCGGCTGGCGTCCTTGGACATTTGTCAAAGTTGCAACAGATGAGGGTATCACCGGTTACGGTGAATGCAGCGACGGCAGATCTCCTCACGGAATTGTTGGAACAATTAAGGATTTGGAGCAGGCACTCATCGGTACGGATCCAAGAGCCTTCGAGATGCGGTTCTGGGACATGATTCGGGGCACGCGCCAAAGCCCCGGCGGTATCGCTGCCAAAGCCATCGCCGGAATTGAGTGCG
- a CDS encoding Gfo/Idh/MocA family oxidoreductase has product MSDKVGIGLIGCGGMGSHHARNLAEIEGAHLRGFADVRSEAAQQLQTEVGCDYCTTDPQDLFNDDLVDVVLICTHHDLHVPLAIEAAEAGKQIFVEKPLALTIEGCEQIETAVERASVKLMAGFQARFSPFIAKLKEVVPTPLVIVGQLVDPRWGDDSWANDPVEGGGNVLSQGCHLFDAMCWLAGSEPTTIYAEGGNLTHPKIPEITDSVVATIRFANGCVATGLAGKAFYELFGGTKTATLYGYYGEPAIKFWGVEPADFTMEDLPSDYRNGSAAHGYVDEMQALIDWVGKDIDPVNAAKVKDGLRATKIGVKAIESIRTGQPQHF; this is encoded by the coding sequence ATGTCAGACAAAGTTGGAATCGGTCTCATTGGCTGTGGTGGAATGGGATCCCATCATGCGCGAAATCTCGCTGAAATCGAAGGGGCGCATTTACGCGGGTTCGCTGATGTCCGCAGTGAAGCCGCTCAACAGTTGCAGACTGAAGTCGGCTGCGACTACTGCACAACCGATCCACAGGATCTTTTCAACGACGATCTAGTTGACGTTGTGTTAATCTGTACCCATCACGACCTGCATGTACCTCTCGCGATTGAAGCCGCAGAAGCCGGCAAGCAAATCTTTGTTGAAAAGCCGTTGGCACTGACGATCGAAGGGTGCGAACAGATCGAGACAGCGGTAGAACGCGCAAGCGTAAAGTTGATGGCTGGGTTTCAAGCGCGATTTTCGCCCTTCATTGCTAAACTCAAGGAGGTGGTTCCGACGCCTCTTGTGATTGTTGGGCAGCTCGTGGATCCGCGGTGGGGCGATGATAGTTGGGCCAACGATCCGGTCGAAGGTGGCGGCAACGTCCTTTCGCAGGGTTGTCATCTGTTTGATGCGATGTGTTGGCTCGCCGGATCCGAACCGACCACCATTTATGCAGAGGGCGGTAACCTGACCCATCCGAAGATTCCCGAAATCACCGATAGTGTTGTTGCCACGATTCGATTTGCCAACGGCTGCGTGGCGACGGGGTTGGCTGGCAAGGCGTTCTACGAATTGTTCGGCGGAACGAAGACCGCAACGCTCTACGGTTATTATGGTGAACCTGCGATTAAGTTTTGGGGCGTGGAGCCTGCTGATTTCACGATGGAGGATCTACCCTCCGATTATCGCAACGGTAGCGCGGCTCACGGGTATGTCGATGAGATGCAAGCGTTAATTGATTGGGTGGGGAAGGATATAGATCCTGTAAATGCAGCGAAGGTAAAGGATGGGCTGCGAGCGACGAAAATCGGGGTCAAAGCAATTGAGTCAATTCGGACAGGTCAGCCCCAGCATTTTTAA
- a CDS encoding glycosyltransferase family 39 protein, giving the protein MQTASVNLGAVKFHRHVVPLYALPQIDLSIWILPALVVLIVFLLLCCRIFLQQSASSTQLFVISIGFFLIISISVAMIDGYREVAGRHLPAFLEPYTRTRYEYYSDVPKVDRVGLLSFMRDYAKPELFSTLSGHAQTHPPGGILFLWIISKLFGYNLLAASLGSVIFTSLTVIPIYLLAKELYGESIGRYALVLLLITPNFVMFTGTSMDGPFSLFPILSLYLFYRGIFSGQARFYGFLTGISLGCGLLMTYSTVFIGLFFSVVMLLTLIVDRSRFRRTLTLLLIAGVTFITFYLLIFLFTGFNLIEALQASIRKDRAALGTGYETIGRYFHLSVGNLFAFFIGVGIPMTTVWLRQVVLAIQDRRHGKPIDIYIVGYLISLLVIAFSTLFTMEVERVWIFMAPFIVLPVAKHLSRRGLADFYWVAGLSCLQLVLFEATLYTYW; this is encoded by the coding sequence ATGCAGACGGCTTCCGTTAACCTAGGAGCGGTCAAATTTCATCGCCATGTGGTTCCTCTCTACGCACTGCCGCAAATCGATCTGAGCATCTGGATACTTCCTGCATTGGTCGTTCTGATAGTATTTCTCCTCCTTTGTTGCCGAATCTTCCTCCAGCAGTCTGCGTCCTCCACTCAGTTATTTGTCATCTCGATTGGCTTTTTTCTCATAATCAGTATCAGCGTTGCCATGATTGACGGCTACCGGGAGGTGGCCGGACGACATTTACCTGCATTTCTTGAACCGTATACGCGGACAAGATACGAATACTACAGCGATGTGCCGAAGGTAGATCGGGTCGGCCTCCTGTCATTCATGCGAGATTACGCCAAACCGGAGTTGTTCTCAACTTTATCGGGGCACGCACAAACCCATCCACCCGGCGGTATACTGTTCCTGTGGATTATCAGCAAGCTCTTTGGATATAATTTGTTGGCTGCATCACTTGGGTCGGTTATCTTCACAAGCCTAACAGTGATACCAATCTACCTGCTTGCAAAAGAGCTATACGGTGAATCAATCGGACGATACGCCCTCGTGCTACTCCTCATTACTCCCAACTTCGTCATGTTCACGGGGACATCGATGGATGGGCCGTTCAGCCTTTTCCCAATCTTGAGCCTCTACCTATTTTACAGAGGGATTTTTTCGGGCCAAGCGAGATTCTACGGATTCTTAACGGGGATCTCACTTGGTTGTGGGCTGCTGATGACATACTCGACAGTGTTCATCGGTCTGTTTTTTAGTGTCGTTATGCTGCTTACCTTAATCGTAGATCGAAGTCGATTCAGACGTACATTAACTTTATTGTTAATCGCCGGTGTTACCTTCATCACATTTTATCTGCTGATATTTCTATTTACAGGGTTCAATCTGATTGAAGCGTTGCAAGCATCAATAAGAAAAGACAGGGCGGCACTGGGAACAGGATACGAGACGATTGGGCGATACTTTCACTTGAGCGTTGGAAATCTGTTTGCTTTTTTTATTGGGGTTGGGATACCGATGACAACTGTATGGCTTCGGCAGGTTGTGCTGGCAATTCAAGACAGACGACATGGCAAGCCAATCGACATCTACATCGTTGGCTACCTAATTTCGTTGCTGGTGATTGCCTTTTCTACGCTTTTCACGATGGAGGTCGAGCGGGTCTGGATCTTTATGGCACCTTTTATTGTTCTCCCTGTAGCGAAACATCTCAGCCGGCGAGGTCTGGCAGATTTCTACTGGGTTGCTGGGCTGTCCTGCTTGCAATTAGTTCTATTTGAGGCGACACTGTATACTTACTGGTGA